One window of Quercus robur chromosome 5, dhQueRobu3.1, whole genome shotgun sequence genomic DNA carries:
- the LOC126729086 gene encoding 60S ribosomal protein L9-like has product MKTILSFETMDIPDGVKIKVNTKAIEVEGPRGKFIRNFKHLNLDFDLITNKDNRKRKLKIDAWFGSKKTSTAIHTALSHIKNLIIGVIKGYRYKMRFVYAHFPINASITNTSNKSIEIRNFLGEKKVRKVDMLDGVTILRSEKVKDELVLNGNDIELVSRSVALINQNHVKNKDIRKFLDDIYVSERGTIVEEE; this is encoded by the exons ATGAAGACCATCTTGTCATTTGAGACCATGGACATCCCAGATGGGGTCAAGATCAAGGTGAACACTAAGGCCATCGAGGTGGAAGGCCCACGTGGCAAGTTCATCAGAAATTTCAAGCACTTGAACTTGGATTTCGATCTCATTACTAACAAGGATAATAGGAAGCGAAAGCTGAAGATCGACGCTTGGTTCGGCTCTAAGAAGACCTCCACAGCCATCCACACCGCACTCAGCCACATCAAGAATCTCATCATCGGTGTCATCAAGGGTTACCGTTACAAGATGAGGTTCGTTTATGCTCATTTCCCCATCAATGCCAGTATCACCAACACCAGCAA CAAGTCTATTGAGATCAGGAATTTTCTTGGAGAAAAAAAGGTAAGGAAGGTGGATATGCTTGATGGGGTCACTATTCTCCGATCTGAGAAGGTCAAGGATGAGCTTGTGCTGAATGGGAACGACATCGAACTAGTCTCTCGTTCTGTTGCCTTGATAAACCAGAACCATGTGAAGAACAAGGATATCCGGAAATTCCTTGACGACATATATGTTAGTGAGAGGGGGACCATCGTAGAGGAGGAgtaa